A single window of Rubripirellula lacrimiformis DNA harbors:
- a CDS encoding MFS transporter has product MSNLDQRPSPADLNQEISGQETVGETIPTPAAPSDALATGSRPPSPAVVDAGDSPSPWAPLAVPLFRAFWLASLVSNLGTWVHEIGAGWLMTNLDSSPEMVSAVRVAMSFPMTVLAIPAGVLADRIDRRRLLIITQWVMLTTTATLATLTLTGQITAWTLLGLTFVIGLGMVLHVLTWQATIPELVPRSQLSRAVALGSISFNLARSVGPAIGGILIAVSGPWIAFAANALSFAAVLTVLMRWKRENTESSNGLSYRRSLAEGIAYVRNHRQMRRTLMRLSMFMLPASALWALLPLVARQRLGWDAEGFGLLVTTVGAGAVSAAWLLHRMHAKIGTDRTIAISVLAFAGGMLGISLATGAAAAMTSMFVMGASWMTTLTTLNSEAQLALPNSMRARGMSCYVTVMAISMAGGSAIWGQIAGAISVPAAQQVAAATLVVTAAVIALGTLRPPETDGPPTA; this is encoded by the coding sequence ATGTCCAATCTTGATCAACGTCCAAGTCCGGCTGACCTAAACCAGGAAATCTCTGGCCAGGAAACAGTCGGCGAAACGATCCCCACCCCGGCGGCGCCAAGCGATGCGCTGGCCACCGGTTCGCGACCGCCCTCCCCTGCGGTGGTGGATGCGGGCGACAGCCCCTCGCCCTGGGCACCCTTGGCGGTTCCGCTGTTTCGTGCTTTCTGGCTGGCATCGCTGGTTTCGAATTTGGGGACCTGGGTTCATGAAATCGGTGCCGGCTGGTTGATGACCAACCTGGATTCGTCTCCCGAAATGGTTTCGGCGGTCCGCGTTGCGATGTCGTTTCCGATGACGGTGTTGGCGATCCCGGCGGGTGTGTTGGCGGATCGAATTGACCGGCGGCGGCTGTTGATCATCACTCAGTGGGTGATGCTGACGACGACCGCTACTTTGGCCACATTGACGCTGACCGGTCAGATTACCGCTTGGACGCTGCTGGGGCTGACGTTTGTGATCGGTCTGGGCATGGTGCTGCATGTGTTGACTTGGCAAGCAACCATCCCCGAACTGGTGCCGCGGTCACAGCTATCGCGGGCGGTTGCGTTGGGCAGCATCAGTTTCAACTTGGCCCGATCCGTCGGTCCGGCCATCGGCGGCATCTTGATCGCCGTGTCGGGCCCCTGGATCGCGTTCGCCGCCAACGCGTTGTCATTCGCGGCCGTGTTGACGGTGTTGATGCGATGGAAGCGAGAAAACACCGAGTCGTCCAACGGGCTTTCCTACCGCCGGTCGCTGGCCGAGGGGATTGCCTACGTTCGAAACCACCGCCAGATGCGGCGAACATTGATGCGGTTGTCGATGTTCATGCTGCCTGCGTCCGCGTTGTGGGCGCTGTTGCCGTTGGTCGCCCGACAGCGGCTCGGTTGGGATGCCGAGGGTTTCGGATTGTTGGTGACCACGGTTGGTGCGGGGGCGGTCAGTGCGGCATGGTTGCTGCACCGCATGCATGCCAAGATCGGGACGGACCGTACGATCGCGATTTCCGTACTCGCGTTCGCTGGCGGAATGCTGGGGATCAGTTTGGCGACCGGCGCCGCCGCTGCGATGACGTCGATGTTCGTGATGGGGGCGTCGTGGATGACGACGCTGACCACGCTGAACTCCGAAGCCCAATTGGCGCTGCCGAATTCGATGCGGGCCCGAGGGATGAGCTGCTATGTGACCGTGATGGCGATATCGATGGCCGGTGGATCCGCCATTTGGGGGCAGATTGCCGGCGCAATCTCGGTACCCGCCGCCCAACAGGTCGCGGCCGCCACGTTGGTCGTGACGGCTGCGGTGATCGCCTTGGGGACGCTGCGTCCCCCAGAGACCGATGGCCCCCCAACCGCCTAG
- a CDS encoding ABC transporter permease, protein MYVFENPVLQRELLVNLRTNRAFLLLAAYQLLLAAVVLVAWPTDQRLDLTTNPPSAKKLVNIFFLGQYVIASLMAPSFAAGTITGEKERRTYEMLLASPLRPGAIVFGKMVASLTHLGMLILASLPIIVLCLPLGGVSVYEVLAAYFCLIVSVILFGAIGVFCSSYFSRTSSSLVVSYLIILPLVIAAILFWWSLESQGELRLKLAVLVLPAFMLTAVILMCSAAAGRMLYPPDVGSEGKEVIDLAKESEEAVGLVIQPDQFPDRLFAPPKKQELMLDGTNPVYDKEIHSEIFSQGTLMLRLVIQISMLLAIPLMGVFLFWMMDKCAWFAVYVIVFNLLVGPVFLAGSMTSERERETLDLLLTTTLTPWQILWGKFVVGFRISAVLTGFLLWPLLLGTALNTSFWTNWAAVVGMFLVVLMVCLVNAVVALTSSLFTKKTSIALLTTYVILLLLYVAPPTIVSLMQILEFAPEKIATAQWTGITSPFSALFSIPLDENLKREPDSEPANIGNLKVLIGYFVFSLTLVLASTGAMVARLRARRGLSE, encoded by the coding sequence ATGTACGTTTTCGAAAACCCTGTGCTGCAGCGTGAACTGTTGGTCAATCTTCGGACCAACCGTGCGTTTCTATTGTTGGCGGCTTACCAATTGTTGTTGGCGGCCGTGGTGTTGGTTGCCTGGCCGACGGACCAGCGATTGGATTTGACGACCAATCCGCCCAGTGCGAAAAAATTGGTCAACATCTTTTTCTTGGGCCAATACGTGATCGCGTCGTTGATGGCGCCAAGCTTTGCAGCCGGGACGATCACCGGCGAAAAAGAACGCCGCACCTACGAAATGCTGTTGGCTAGCCCGCTGCGTCCCGGTGCGATCGTGTTCGGGAAAATGGTCGCCTCGTTGACTCACCTGGGCATGCTGATCCTGGCGTCGCTTCCGATCATCGTGCTGTGCTTGCCGCTGGGCGGGGTCAGTGTGTACGAGGTCTTGGCGGCGTATTTCTGTTTGATTGTGTCGGTGATTTTGTTTGGTGCGATCGGCGTTTTCTGCAGCAGCTATTTTTCGCGGACCAGCAGTTCGTTGGTGGTCAGTTATCTGATCATCCTGCCATTGGTGATCGCCGCGATCTTGTTTTGGTGGTCGCTGGAAAGTCAGGGGGAACTGAGACTGAAGTTGGCCGTGCTGGTCTTGCCGGCGTTCATGTTGACGGCCGTCATCTTGATGTGTTCGGCGGCTGCCGGGCGGATGCTGTATCCGCCTGATGTGGGCAGCGAAGGCAAAGAGGTGATCGACCTTGCGAAAGAATCCGAAGAGGCGGTTGGATTGGTGATCCAGCCGGACCAATTCCCCGATCGTCTGTTCGCGCCGCCAAAGAAACAGGAACTGATGCTGGATGGGACCAATCCCGTCTATGACAAGGAAATCCACAGCGAAATCTTTAGCCAAGGCACTTTGATGCTGCGGTTGGTGATCCAGATCAGCATGCTGTTGGCGATTCCGTTGATGGGCGTGTTCTTGTTTTGGATGATGGACAAGTGCGCCTGGTTCGCCGTCTACGTGATCGTGTTCAACCTATTGGTCGGTCCCGTATTTTTGGCCGGCAGCATGACGAGTGAACGCGAACGCGAGACCTTGGATTTGTTGCTGACGACGACGCTGACGCCCTGGCAAATTTTGTGGGGCAAGTTCGTGGTTGGATTCCGAATTTCCGCGGTGCTGACGGGGTTCTTGTTGTGGCCGCTGTTGTTGGGAACGGCGCTGAACACCAGTTTTTGGACCAACTGGGCAGCCGTGGTCGGAATGTTCTTGGTCGTCTTGATGGTGTGTCTTGTCAACGCCGTGGTGGCACTGACCAGTTCGTTGTTCACCAAGAAGACCTCGATCGCCCTGCTGACGACCTATGTGATCTTGCTGTTGCTATACGTGGCACCGCCAACGATCGTTTCGCTAATGCAGATCCTGGAATTTGCACCGGAGAAGATTGCCACGGCCCAGTGGACCGGCATCACCAGCCCATTCTCGGCGCTGTTTTCGATCCCGCTGGACGAGAATTTGAAACGAGAGCCGGATAGCGAGCCCGCGAATATCGGCAACTTGAAAGTCTTGATCGGCTATTTCGTATTCAGTCTGACGTTGGTCCTGGCGTCCACCGGAGCGATGGTGGCGAGGTTAAGAGCCCGACGCGGACTGTCCGAATAG
- the epmB gene encoding EF-P beta-lysylation protein EpmB yields MTENDRNEHPAVQPSQAEFPGSTNQVGEILTGTTDLVPVPSQSPQNPENPGVCGEVSWQTAMKRAIRRSNQLRAAVGLPVTAEPHAEADFPTFAPLEYVRRMIPGDPHDPLLRQVLPIAAEDQTDQPGFSSDPVGDMGALVAGGLLHKYHGRALVVTTGACGVHCRYCFRREFPYSESGSQNQDYAPAIEYLSRKTDIDEVILSGGDPLTLVDDKIDRLLSQLEAIPHLRRLRIHSRMPIVIPQRITELLVRRLRQSRLATWMVVHANHPAELDHHVIDACGRLVDAGIPVLNQAVLLRGVNDDADTLESLCRRLVDHRIQPYYLHQLDRVTGAAHFEVSEAEGQSLVDTLRTRLPGYAVPTYVIEQSGQASKTPIP; encoded by the coding sequence GTGACTGAGAACGACCGCAACGAGCATCCGGCGGTCCAACCATCGCAGGCTGAGTTCCCAGGTTCAACGAACCAGGTGGGCGAAATTCTAACGGGAACGACGGATCTTGTCCCGGTCCCTTCGCAGTCGCCCCAAAACCCCGAAAATCCGGGCGTTTGCGGCGAAGTCAGTTGGCAAACCGCGATGAAGCGGGCCATCCGCCGGTCGAACCAGTTGCGGGCAGCAGTCGGGTTGCCGGTGACCGCAGAACCGCATGCCGAGGCGGATTTCCCTACTTTTGCCCCCCTGGAATACGTCCGCCGGATGATCCCCGGCGATCCCCACGATCCGCTGCTGCGTCAGGTGCTGCCCATCGCTGCAGAAGACCAGACCGATCAGCCCGGGTTTTCCTCGGATCCGGTCGGCGACATGGGGGCGTTGGTGGCCGGCGGCCTGTTGCACAAATATCACGGCCGAGCCCTGGTGGTGACGACGGGAGCCTGCGGGGTCCATTGCCGGTATTGTTTCCGCCGCGAATTTCCCTACTCGGAATCGGGCTCTCAAAACCAGGACTACGCGCCAGCGATCGAATACCTGAGCCGGAAAACCGACATCGACGAAGTGATTCTCTCCGGTGGCGATCCGCTGACGTTGGTGGACGACAAAATCGATCGTTTGCTGAGTCAGCTAGAAGCGATCCCGCACCTGCGTCGGCTTCGCATCCATTCGCGAATGCCGATCGTGATTCCCCAGCGGATCACCGAACTGCTGGTCCGCCGTCTTCGGCAGAGCCGGCTGGCTACCTGGATGGTTGTCCACGCGAACCATCCGGCGGAACTGGATCACCACGTGATCGATGCCTGTGGACGTTTGGTGGATGCAGGGATCCCCGTCCTGAACCAAGCGGTGCTGCTGCGCGGGGTCAACGACGATGCCGACACGCTGGAATCCCTGTGTCGGCGTTTGGTCGATCATCGGATCCAACCGTATTACCTACATCAACTGGATCGTGTCACCGGTGCGGCTCACTTCGAAGTCAGCGAAGCCGAAGGTCAATCTTTGGTCGATACGCTGCGCACCCGTTTGCCTGGGTATGCAGTGCCGACCTATGTGATCGAACAATCCGGTCAGGCATCCAAGACGCCGATCCCCTAG
- the mgtE gene encoding magnesium transporter, whose product MYNTLFLPELREMLAAANRAELEEFCQALNAGRTAEFMEGLADDEVWQVLQFADPTRRAEIFGYFPHQRKLTLLEQSPSAQAAELIEELPSDDRVDLIQEMSGQRADQIMPLLPLEDRRDIQRLQSYPDETAGALMTSEVAMLEEHLTVREALEELGRQSSELETIYYLYVVDDKNLLRGVVSTRQLVSSLKTPTRTLGEIMESDVIAALVSDDQETVAERVERFNLLAIPVVDSGRQLLGIITHDDVIDVVREELAEDAQRIAAVEPLEGNFLKVGLWTLSWKRGLWLTILFFAALLTAFALRHYEVELDKFAWLVWFIPLIISAGGNSGSQSATLVITAMTSGEVKFRDWPEVLRREVIVAFGLGSFLAMIGFAVALFIAPSPRAAMVIPFTLLSVIVCGCLCGATLPIVFKRLGLDPAMMSNPFVAGIVDILGIVIYINIARALLG is encoded by the coding sequence ATGTACAACACGCTATTCTTGCCTGAGCTGCGAGAGATGCTGGCCGCTGCGAACCGGGCGGAACTCGAAGAATTTTGCCAAGCGCTCAACGCTGGTCGTACTGCCGAGTTCATGGAGGGACTCGCAGACGATGAGGTCTGGCAGGTGCTCCAGTTTGCCGACCCGACGCGACGAGCGGAAATCTTTGGCTACTTTCCGCATCAACGCAAACTGACGCTGTTGGAACAGTCGCCGTCGGCCCAAGCGGCCGAATTGATCGAAGAACTTCCCTCGGACGATCGCGTCGACTTGATCCAAGAGATGTCGGGCCAGCGTGCCGACCAGATCATGCCGCTGCTGCCGCTGGAGGACCGCCGCGACATCCAACGGTTGCAGTCCTATCCGGACGAAACCGCCGGCGCGCTGATGACCAGCGAAGTGGCGATGCTAGAGGAACACCTCACGGTTCGCGAAGCGTTGGAGGAATTGGGGCGGCAATCCAGCGAACTGGAAACCATCTACTACCTGTACGTCGTCGACGATAAAAATCTGCTTCGCGGTGTCGTTTCCACGCGTCAATTGGTTTCTTCGCTGAAAACGCCGACACGCACGCTTGGCGAAATCATGGAATCGGATGTCATCGCGGCCCTGGTGTCCGATGACCAAGAAACCGTTGCCGAACGAGTCGAACGATTCAATCTGTTGGCCATCCCCGTCGTCGACAGCGGCCGACAACTGCTGGGCATCATCACTCACGATGACGTAATCGATGTCGTCCGCGAAGAACTCGCCGAAGATGCTCAGCGGATCGCTGCGGTCGAGCCGCTGGAGGGAAATTTTCTGAAGGTCGGTCTGTGGACGCTATCGTGGAAACGCGGTCTATGGCTGACGATCCTATTCTTCGCCGCCCTGTTGACTGCGTTCGCACTGCGACACTACGAAGTCGAACTCGACAAATTTGCGTGGTTGGTGTGGTTCATTCCGTTGATCATTAGCGCCGGCGGCAACTCTGGAAGCCAGTCGGCCACCCTGGTCATCACCGCCATGACCAGCGGCGAGGTCAAGTTCCGCGACTGGCCCGAAGTGCTGCGACGTGAAGTCATCGTGGCGTTCGGGTTGGGCAGTTTTCTTGCCATGATCGGCTTCGCGGTTGCCCTGTTCATCGCACCGTCGCCGCGTGCCGCGATGGTCATTCCGTTCACCTTATTGTCGGTCATCGTTTGCGGTTGCCTGTGCGGGGCGACGTTGCCCATCGTTTTCAAACGGCTAGGGCTGGACCCGGCGATGATGAGCAACCCGTTCGTGGCGGGAATCGTCGACATTTTGGGCATTGTGATCTACATCAACATCGCCCGCGCATTATTGGGGTAA
- a CDS encoding ABC transporter ATP-binding protein has product MIIVESLRKLYEDYLAVDGVSFSLGRGQICGLVGPNGAGKTTTMRCIAGLIRATEGSLKVAGIPCGDDPIELKRRLAYVPDDPPLFDDLTVEQHLDFIGRVYGVENHAAKCVALMEQFDLIKKRRAGATTLSRGMRQKLAVACAYLYDPDVLLLDEPLTGLDPPGIRTLLESIHQRAAAGATVIISSHLLAMIEDVCTHLLVMQNGKAEYFGAAEDLRLRFPHARTLEAAYFAATSPGTTDPSIAANVAALPMPPIATAAGAAL; this is encoded by the coding sequence ATGATCATCGTTGAATCGCTTCGGAAACTATACGAAGACTATCTAGCCGTCGATGGCGTTTCGTTCTCACTCGGTCGCGGACAAATCTGCGGACTGGTCGGCCCCAACGGAGCGGGCAAGACAACCACGATGCGTTGCATTGCGGGTCTGATTCGCGCCACTGAGGGTTCCCTGAAAGTCGCGGGAATCCCCTGCGGCGACGATCCCATCGAACTCAAACGCCGGCTCGCCTACGTTCCCGATGATCCACCGTTGTTCGATGACCTGACCGTCGAGCAGCATTTGGATTTTATCGGGCGTGTCTACGGGGTCGAAAATCACGCCGCCAAGTGCGTCGCGCTGATGGAACAATTCGACCTGATCAAAAAACGACGCGCCGGCGCCACGACGCTGTCACGTGGGATGCGTCAAAAACTGGCCGTGGCCTGCGCGTACCTCTACGACCCGGACGTGCTGCTGCTGGACGAACCACTGACCGGCCTGGATCCCCCCGGAATTCGCACCCTGTTGGAATCGATTCATCAACGAGCCGCTGCCGGGGCGACAGTGATCATCAGCAGCCACCTGTTGGCGATGATCGAAGACGTCTGCACCCACCTGTTGGTGATGCAGAATGGAAAAGCCGAGTACTTCGGGGCGGCGGAGGATCTTCGTTTACGTTTCCCCCACGCGCGAACATTGGAAGCGGCTTACTTTGCCGCAACATCGCCTGGGACGACTGATCCAAGCATCGCCGCCAATGTCGCTGCGCTGCCCATGCCCCCCATCGCGACAGCGGCGGGAGCGGCGTTGTGA
- the efp gene encoding elongation factor P — protein sequence MATYNTSDFRKGLKVQIDGEPYLMTDMMFVKPGKGNAMYKCRLKNLVRGNSLDRTYKGGDSLESADVETTSVSFLYRQGEDFVFMHQTTFEQYEVSADVAGDIWKYLLDGMVCTMTLYNGNAIIVEAPNQVEMKVTETQPGTKGDTATNVTKPAIVETGAEFLVPGFIKEGNVIKIDSRTGEYVERVSN from the coding sequence ATGGCTACTTATAACACAAGTGACTTCCGAAAAGGGCTGAAGGTCCAAATCGACGGCGAACCCTACTTGATGACGGACATGATGTTCGTCAAACCGGGCAAGGGGAACGCGATGTACAAATGCCGCCTGAAAAACCTGGTCCGCGGGAACAGCCTGGACCGGACCTACAAGGGCGGCGATTCGCTGGAATCGGCCGACGTCGAAACCACATCGGTTTCGTTCCTGTATCGACAGGGCGAAGACTTTGTGTTCATGCATCAAACGACGTTCGAACAGTACGAAGTTTCCGCGGATGTGGCTGGCGATATCTGGAAGTACCTGTTGGACGGAATGGTTTGCACCATGACGCTTTACAACGGCAACGCGATCATCGTCGAAGCCCCCAACCAAGTCGAAATGAAGGTCACCGAAACCCAACCGGGCACCAAGGGCGACACCGCGACCAACGTCACCAAGCCTGCGATCGTGGAAACGGGAGCCGAGTTCTTGGTCCCTGGATTCATCAAGGAAGGCAACGTCATCAAGATCGACTCCAGGACCGGGGAATACGTCGAACGCGTCAGCAACTGA
- a CDS encoding ammonium transporter, with amino-acid sequence MSSALGQEADTAAVEAAVDEVTQVVVSDISAPSDVPEGALTDDEIANGPYAAHNAWMLVCCALVLFMTAPGLAMFYGGLVRRKNVLSVMMQCIFLMGLMTVIWAIYGYSLAFGGDGGWIGNGDYLFMNGVQRVYSETLGEPVTPMEGEMTRLTHMLFQGMFFIITPALICGAFAERIKFSAMVVYSIVWGTLIYCPLCHWVWDGGPLSYNEGSIAGGALDFAGGTVVHISSGISALVAAILIGPRMGFLKEPIQPHNLTYTALGASMLWVGWFGFNAGSEMLSDGLTSSAFAVTHFSAAAGAVAWAMTEWVVLGKPTVLGASSGAVAGLVCITPAAGFVQPMPAIFMGLMAGVVCYWACSKLKFLLKYDDALDAFGVHGVGGTLGAVLTGVFATRACLDVSEGTPIGLIESGGNPTLLIGQIVAVLITFLFAGIGSFVLLKSIDIVIGLRVPAESEQRGLDVTDHGEEGYMFS; translated from the coding sequence ATGTCCTCCGCCCTGGGGCAGGAAGCCGATACGGCCGCAGTGGAAGCTGCGGTGGACGAAGTGACCCAAGTGGTCGTCAGTGACATTTCAGCGCCCTCGGACGTCCCCGAAGGCGCGCTGACGGACGACGAAATCGCCAACGGACCCTATGCCGCGCACAATGCGTGGATGTTGGTCTGCTGTGCGCTTGTGTTGTTCATGACCGCCCCTGGATTGGCCATGTTCTACGGCGGACTGGTTCGGCGAAAGAACGTGCTAAGCGTGATGATGCAGTGCATCTTTTTGATGGGACTGATGACCGTGATCTGGGCCATCTATGGCTATTCGCTGGCCTTTGGTGGCGATGGCGGCTGGATCGGCAACGGCGACTACCTGTTCATGAACGGCGTCCAGCGAGTTTACAGCGAAACCTTGGGCGAACCGGTCACGCCGATGGAAGGCGAGATGACCCGACTGACTCACATGCTGTTCCAAGGCATGTTCTTTATCATCACGCCTGCACTGATCTGCGGTGCGTTCGCCGAACGAATCAAGTTCAGCGCGATGGTGGTTTACTCCATTGTCTGGGGGACACTGATCTACTGTCCGCTATGCCACTGGGTTTGGGACGGCGGACCGCTATCGTACAACGAAGGCAGCATTGCCGGCGGTGCCTTGGACTTTGCCGGCGGAACCGTCGTGCACATCAGCAGCGGTATCTCGGCCCTGGTCGCAGCCATCCTGATCGGACCACGGATGGGCTTCCTGAAGGAACCGATCCAACCCCACAACCTGACCTACACCGCACTGGGTGCATCGATGCTTTGGGTCGGTTGGTTCGGGTTCAATGCCGGCAGCGAGATGTTGTCCGATGGATTGACCAGCAGCGCGTTCGCGGTCACTCACTTTTCGGCCGCCGCCGGCGCGGTCGCCTGGGCAATGACAGAATGGGTCGTGCTAGGCAAACCGACCGTCCTGGGTGCTAGTTCTGGTGCCGTTGCCGGATTGGTCTGCATCACCCCTGCGGCGGGATTCGTGCAACCGATGCCAGCGATTTTCATGGGACTGATGGCCGGCGTGGTTTGCTATTGGGCATGTTCCAAGTTGAAGTTCCTGCTGAAGTACGACGATGCGTTGGACGCATTCGGTGTGCACGGCGTGGGCGGAACGCTGGGCGCAGTGCTGACCGGTGTCTTTGCTACACGAGCGTGCTTGGATGTCAGCGAGGGGACGCCGATCGGCCTGATCGAATCGGGCGGAAACCCAACCTTGTTGATCGGGCAGATCGTGGCCGTGCTGATCACCTTCCTGTTCGCCGGAATCGGCAGCTTCGTGCTGCTGAAATCGATCGACATCGTGATCGGACTTCGAGTGCCTGCCGAAAGTGAACAACGCGGCCTGGACGTCACCGACCATGGTGAAGAAGGCTACATGTTCAGCTAG
- a CDS encoding amidohydrolase family protein, whose translation MLIDSHHHLWKYSAEQYGWIDESMSVLRRDFLGDELRQVAAESGVDGFVSVQARQTVQETEELLRIADNEPLIRGVVGWVPLADPNVGDALDRFEGVAKLKGIRHVVQDEPDDRFLLGADFNRGVSQLHDRGLVYDVLIFAKQLPAAIEFADLHTNLPMVLDHIAKPTIASAEFDQTWADHLRELARRPNLTCKFSGVATEVRDADWSIETIRPYWDVALEAFTPSRLMFGSDWPVCLLKTHHRRWLDTVRELAAELTADEQQAIFADNAIRAYSLA comes from the coding sequence ATGTTGATTGATTCCCACCATCACCTGTGGAAGTATTCGGCCGAACAATACGGATGGATCGACGAATCGATGTCGGTCCTGCGGCGGGACTTTCTTGGCGACGAACTACGTCAAGTTGCCGCGGAAAGCGGCGTCGATGGGTTTGTTTCGGTGCAAGCCAGGCAAACGGTTCAAGAGACCGAGGAACTGTTGCGAATCGCCGACAACGAACCACTGATTCGCGGCGTCGTCGGCTGGGTTCCGCTGGCGGATCCCAATGTTGGCGACGCGCTGGATCGCTTCGAGGGTGTCGCAAAGCTGAAGGGCATTCGACATGTGGTCCAAGACGAACCCGACGACCGATTCCTATTGGGCGCGGACTTCAATCGCGGTGTTTCTCAACTGCACGATCGTGGATTGGTCTACGACGTTTTGATCTTCGCTAAACAATTGCCTGCGGCGATTGAGTTTGCAGATCTTCATACCAATTTGCCGATGGTCTTGGATCACATCGCCAAGCCGACAATCGCGTCAGCAGAGTTTGATCAAACTTGGGCCGACCATCTTCGCGAACTCGCTCGGCGACCAAACCTAACCTGCAAATTCTCGGGTGTCGCCACGGAAGTGCGTGATGCCGACTGGTCGATCGAAACGATCCGCCCGTACTGGGACGTCGCATTGGAAGCGTTCACACCGTCCCGATTGATGTTCGGCAGCGATTGGCCGGTCTGTCTGCTAAAGACCCATCATCGCCGTTGGCTGGATACCGTACGCGAACTAGCCGCGGAACTGACGGCTGACGAACAACAAGCAATCTTTGCCGACAACGCTATCCGAGCCTACAGCCTGGCTTGA